Sequence from the Bacillus sp. es.036 genome:
AGAGGTGCGCGGGGTGTTTTTGGTTGGAGAGTAGTAAGGGAGGATTACAGCCTAGATGGAACTTGTACAATGCATTAGAGATGTTTTTGAAGAAGAACCGCTTGTCGGTTCAGAAAACCCGTTTCAGCGGAAATTATTTAAAGAGGGAAATTTTTATCCGGTTTACAGGGATGAACACAATAGTTGGATTACACTCGATGAAGAAGGCGAACAGCATATCATTGCAACAGGGGATTTGTTAAATGATGATTTTTGGTTCACATTTCGGTTTCGAATCGCATAAGAAAAAGCCGCAGCGTGCGGCTTTTACTTCTTTTTAGGGCGCGCATTTTGCGGGCCTCTTTTTTTATTCATCAGAAGAGCGTCTTCGCCCTCTTTTTCGCCCTGGACCCCGGTTTTAGGATCATAAGCATTACGGTTTTTCATACAAGTGCCTCCTCTACGTGGATTCATCACTTAGTATGTCCGATTCTCATTAAAACATCGGGTTTTCTTCGATGAACTGGTAGACGTTATCAACAAGTTCATCTGGCGTTTCACCTGTCACACGTTCGCCGTTTACAAGGCAGTACATTTCTTGGCTACATAGCGTGCAATGGCCAAGACAGGAATATTCAAGGACGTCTAGGTCCGTATCTTTTTCTAGTGTTTCCATTGCTTTATGTGAACCGCTTGAAAGATTGCTCATGCAAAATTCTACAATTGGATTCATTTCTATTCACCTCAAGTTTTCCTAACAAATTCATAACTGTTTCCATTCTACCAAGAAGGGAGGAAAATGGACAACCATTTGCATGAAGGAAGAAACATATTGACTATTACTCATATAATTTGTAAGAGAAGGGTTTATTTCTTTATAATTAGGAAAAATAACATAATGAAGTCGATAGAGGAGGGTCATTATGCATAAAGCAGTTATTGTAGGAACAGGACCAGCAGGTTTAACAGCAGCGATTTACCTTGCGAGAGCGAATATGGATCCGCTTGTCATTGAAGGGCCGGAACCTGGTGGTCAGCTTACGTTAACAACTGATGTAGAAAATTTCCCCGGGTTTCCAGATGGCGTTCTTGGTCCTGAATTGATGGAAAACATGAAGAAGCAGGCGCTCCGTTTCGGTGCAACGATCGAACGCGGCTGGGTGAAGGACATTGATTTTAGTGAACGTCCTTTTAAATTAACAACGGATACGCTTGGCGACATCGTGGCAGAATCAGTTCTTATTTCTACTGGTGCTTCAGCGAAGCTTCTTGGAATTCCAGGTGAATCAGAGAATATGGGCAGAGGTGTAAGTACATGTGCGACGTGTGATGGCTTTTTCTTCCGTGGTAAAAAAATCGTCGTAATTGGTGGAGGAGACTCTGCGATGGAAGAAGCCACTTTTTTAACAAAATTTGCTTCAGAAGTAACCATCCTTCATCGTAGAAAGGACTTACGTGCATCAAAAATCATGCAAGAGCGCGCACGCACAAACGAAAAAATTAGCTGGAAACTCAATGCTTCACCTATTGAGGTTGTGGCCGAAAACAATAAAGTTAGTGGTATTAAAGTGAAGGATAGTGATTCCGGAAAAGAAGAAATTGTAAAAACGGATGGTATTTTCGTTGCCATAGGCCACCGTCCAAACACAGATTTTCTTCATGGGAAACTTAATATGGATGATAAAGGTTACATCCAAGTGGAACCGGGAACCACCAGAACGAATGTTGCAGGTGTATTTGCATGTGGCGATGTTCAGGACTTTACTTACCGACAAGCGATTACAGCAGCAGGAACAGGCTGCATGGCTGCGATGGATTGTGAGCGGTTCTTAGAAGGAAACGCCTTTATTGATTGGAGTATGTAAACATGAAAGCGCAGGGCATGTGCCCTACGCTTTTTTAATGGATATCGATATAGTTTGAATCGTTTTGAATCCGGTCGGCTTTCGGAATTTTAATTTCAAGAATGCCGTTTTCGTATTTTCCCTTCACATTTTTCATTGAGAAGTGATAAGGCAGTTTGATCGTGCGACTCGTACTCGCATAGGAGCGTTCTTGTTTATAATACTTTTGCTTATCGTTTCGTGTTTCCTGATATTCTTTCGACTCGATTGAAATGCGCAGTCCATCTCCAAGCGGTTCAACCTTAATTTGTTCTTTTGAAATACCAGGTAACTCTGCCTCTACGATAAAAGCAGCATCCGTTTCATATAGGTCAACGCGAAACGACTGCGCAGGCAGTAGATTGGCAAACGGCTCTTTAAAAAAATCATCAAACGTGTTCATCCAATTCTGAATAGCGGGATCTTGAAACAGTTTCGGCAATTTATCGCCTTTACCCATTTGACATTCATCCTTTCCAACATTTCTGATATACAGTATGTATGCCTATTGAAAAGGTTCCTTTTGGCTGTTTTTACAAGAGATTCTGAAGTTACTTCTCTACTTTCTTCATGTTACAATGGTCAGTAGAGAATTAAAGGAGGAGTACGATGAAGACTTATTTGCAGCTTTGCGAAGAAATTTTACATAACGGAACAAAAAAATCTGATCGAACTGGTACGGGAACAATGAGTGTATTTGGCCATCAAATGCGCTTTGATCTGCAGGAGGGTTTTCCAGCGTTAACAACAAAAAAACTTCACCTTAGATCCATCATTCATGAGCTACTTTGGTTTTTAAAAGGAGATACGAATGTGAAGTATCTTCAAGATAATGGGGTACGTATCTGGAATGAATGGGCCGATGAAAATGGAGAGCTTGGTCCCGTTTACGGTCATCAGTGGCGCTCATGGACAGGAGCAGACGGATCGACAGTTGATCAAATTGCAAAAGTGGTTGAGCAAATTAAAACAAATCCGGATTCCAGAAGAATGATCGTAACGGCATGGAACCCTTCTGAAGTTGATGAAATGGCTTTGCCTCCTTGTCACTGTCTTTTCCAATTTTACGTAGCGGATGGTAAACTTTCTTGTCAGCTTTATCAGCGGTCTGCTGATGTTTTTCTTGGC
This genomic interval carries:
- a CDS encoding Hsp20/alpha crystallin family protein, which codes for MGKGDKLPKLFQDPAIQNWMNTFDDFFKEPFANLLPAQSFRVDLYETDAAFIVEAELPGISKEQIKVEPLGDGLRISIESKEYQETRNDKQKYYKQERSYASTSRTIKLPYHFSMKNVKGKYENGILEIKIPKADRIQNDSNYIDIH
- a CDS encoding thymidylate synthase; this encodes MKTYLQLCEEILHNGTKKSDRTGTGTMSVFGHQMRFDLQEGFPALTTKKLHLRSIIHELLWFLKGDTNVKYLQDNGVRIWNEWADENGELGPVYGHQWRSWTGADGSTVDQIAKVVEQIKTNPDSRRMIVTAWNPSEVDEMALPPCHCLFQFYVADGKLSCQLYQRSADVFLGVPFNIASYALLTMMMAQVCDLEPGEFIHTLGDAHIYNNHIEQVQLQLTRDTKDLPKMKINPEVKSIFDFSFEDFELTDYHPHPHIKGEVSV
- the trxB gene encoding thioredoxin-disulfide reductase, giving the protein MHKAVIVGTGPAGLTAAIYLARANMDPLVIEGPEPGGQLTLTTDVENFPGFPDGVLGPELMENMKKQALRFGATIERGWVKDIDFSERPFKLTTDTLGDIVAESVLISTGASAKLLGIPGESENMGRGVSTCATCDGFFFRGKKIVVIGGGDSAMEEATFLTKFASEVTILHRRKDLRASKIMQERARTNEKISWKLNASPIEVVAENNKVSGIKVKDSDSGKEEIVKTDGIFVAIGHRPNTDFLHGKLNMDDKGYIQVEPGTTRTNVAGVFACGDVQDFTYRQAITAAGTGCMAAMDCERFLEGNAFIDWSM
- a CDS encoding YuzB family protein, translating into MNPIVEFCMSNLSSGSHKAMETLEKDTDLDVLEYSCLGHCTLCSQEMYCLVNGERVTGETPDELVDNVYQFIEENPMF